From Bacillota bacterium, one genomic window encodes:
- a CDS encoding maltose ABC transporter substrate-binding protein: MVKRLLSVVMALVLTFAVAGSALASTPGELLIWADDTRAPVMEELGKQFEAEFGIPVKVMEMGLADIRSQLAVAGPAGEGPDIIVGPHDWLGEFIVNGLLEPIDLGPLAADFEPVTIEAFTWGDTLYGVPAAFEAIGLIYNKALVPEPPKTWDELLEIAYALTDREKGYYGFLMQMPDPYHTFPLMSANGGYVFGTNEDGTLNPLDVGLNNEGAVKGLEVFDHLLESGLVPVGTDYNTMTSLFNQGRVGMMISGPWALGDAQKAGIDFGYARIPTIDGGQPKPFVGVQGFMVSAFSQNKLLADVFLKEFVIRTDTYLAMFARDPRPPAYLPALEQLQDNLIIQGVRASGSVGIPMPAIPEMASVWTAWSDAIELVMNQELEPKEALDIAVQQILELIRSSR; this comes from the coding sequence GTGGTGAAACGGTTGTTGAGTGTCGTGATGGCGTTGGTCTTGACGTTCGCGGTCGCCGGCTCCGCGCTGGCTTCGACGCCGGGCGAGTTGCTGATTTGGGCCGACGACACGCGGGCGCCGGTCATGGAAGAGCTGGGCAAGCAGTTCGAGGCTGAGTTCGGCATTCCGGTGAAAGTCATGGAGATGGGCCTGGCCGACATTCGCTCGCAGCTGGCCGTGGCTGGTCCTGCGGGCGAGGGGCCCGACATCATCGTCGGTCCTCACGACTGGCTGGGCGAGTTTATCGTCAACGGCTTGCTGGAGCCCATCGATCTGGGCCCGCTGGCGGCTGACTTCGAGCCGGTCACCATCGAGGCGTTCACGTGGGGCGACACGCTGTACGGCGTGCCGGCGGCCTTCGAGGCCATCGGGCTCATCTACAACAAGGCCCTGGTCCCGGAGCCCCCGAAGACGTGGGACGAGCTGCTGGAGATCGCTTACGCCCTGACCGACCGGGAGAAGGGCTACTACGGGTTCCTGATGCAGATGCCTGACCCGTACCACACGTTCCCGCTCATGAGCGCCAACGGCGGCTACGTCTTCGGCACCAACGAAGACGGCACGCTGAACCCGCTGGATGTGGGCCTGAACAACGAGGGCGCCGTCAAGGGCCTGGAAGTGTTCGACCACCTGCTGGAGAGCGGCCTGGTGCCCGTCGGCACGGACTACAACACGATGACGAGCCTGTTCAATCAAGGGCGCGTCGGCATGATGATTAGCGGCCCGTGGGCGCTGGGCGACGCGCAGAAGGCCGGTATCGACTTCGGCTACGCCCGCATCCCGACCATCGACGGCGGCCAGCCGAAGCCGTTCGTCGGCGTGCAGGGCTTCATGGTCAGCGCGTTCAGCCAGAACAAGCTGCTGGCTGACGTGTTCCTGAAGGAGTTCGTCATCCGGACCGACACGTATCTGGCCATGTTCGCCCGCGACCCGCGTCCGCCGGCCTACCTGCCCGCGCTGGAGCAGCTGCAGGACAACCTTATCATCCAGGGCGTGCGGGCGAGCGGCTCCGTGGGCATTCCGATGCCGGCCATTCCCGAAATGGCGTCGGTGTGGACTGCCTGGTCGGACGCCATCGAGCTGGTCATGAACCAGGAGCTGGAGCCGAAGGAGGCGCTGGACATCGCGGTCCAGCAGATTCTCGAGCTCATCCGGTCGTCCCGGTGA
- a CDS encoding LacI family transcriptional regulator, whose translation MVSIHSIYTCVRPSRARDGKRGPARRVGTFRRADGTFVGNCCHWEDTMEKWRNGATHHLCTRLHKVGVAAVYPTIKDVAKRAGVSPSTVSRVIADHPRISRATKERVRAAMRELNYQPNAAARSLVRRRTQTIGVALSRSTEAALANPFFPEVLRGIGAAARLARYSLTLTTATSYDEERQQCMELLTQRRVDGLIVLASHTDDPLIDWLDERGHPFVVLGRVPGRDVPHVNNDNVAAAREATQHLLELGHRRIAFVGGPLDFIVTLDRLEGYKQALQEAGLAVDPRLVVTTDFSYEQAYEAARRLLTDSSLAGAPGKGAGGVSGRPTAFVAIDDGVALGVLAAAKSLGLRVPEQVSVVGFNDSPVCPHVAPPLTSVFIPVFDMGFAAAQMLCDILAGKRGSRAVSLATRLVVRQSTAPLRGALGVVGAH comes from the coding sequence CAATACACAGTATATACACTTGTGTACGGCCGTCAAGAGCTCGCGATGGCAAGAGAGGGCCTGCGCGGCGGGTCGGGACGTTTCGCCGCGCGGATGGGACGTTTGTCGGCAATTGCTGCCATTGGGAGGATACGATGGAAAAGTGGAGAAATGGTGCAACGCACCACTTGTGCACACGTTTGCACAAAGTGGGGGTGGCTGCCGTGTATCCGACCATCAAGGACGTCGCCAAACGGGCGGGGGTGTCGCCGTCGACGGTGTCGCGCGTCATCGCCGACCACCCCCGGATCAGTAGGGCGACGAAAGAACGTGTTCGGGCGGCCATGCGGGAGCTGAACTACCAGCCCAACGCGGCGGCCCGCAGTCTGGTCCGGCGCCGAACGCAAACCATCGGCGTCGCCTTGTCACGCTCGACGGAAGCCGCCCTCGCCAACCCCTTCTTCCCCGAAGTGCTGCGAGGCATCGGCGCGGCAGCCCGCTTAGCTCGCTACTCCCTCACGCTGACTACCGCCACCTCCTACGACGAAGAACGGCAGCAATGCATGGAGCTTTTGACCCAGCGCCGGGTCGACGGCCTCATCGTGCTGGCGTCGCACACGGACGACCCGCTCATCGACTGGCTGGACGAGCGCGGGCATCCGTTCGTCGTGCTCGGGCGCGTGCCGGGACGCGACGTGCCGCACGTCAACAACGACAACGTGGCCGCGGCGCGGGAAGCGACGCAGCACCTGCTGGAGCTGGGCCACCGGCGCATCGCGTTTGTCGGCGGCCCGCTGGATTTCATCGTCACCCTCGACCGGCTGGAAGGCTACAAGCAAGCGCTGCAAGAGGCCGGCCTGGCCGTGGACCCGCGGCTGGTGGTGACGACGGATTTCAGCTACGAGCAGGCGTACGAGGCGGCGCGCCGGCTCCTTACGGATTCGTCCTTGGCCGGAGCGCCGGGGAAGGGTGCCGGCGGGGTGAGTGGCCGGCCTACGGCGTTCGTGGCCATCGACGACGGCGTGGCGCTGGGCGTGCTGGCGGCCGCGAAAAGTTTGGGCCTGCGGGTGCCGGAGCAGGTGTCGGTAGTCGGGTTCAACGACTCGCCGGTCTGCCCGCACGTGGCGCCGCCGCTGACGAGCGTGTTCATTCCGGTGTTCGACATGGGCTTCGCCGCGGCGCAAATGCTGTGCGACATACTGGCGGGAAAGCGCGGCAGCCGGGCGGTGTCGCTGGCGACCAGGCTGGTGGTGCGCCAGTCGACGGCGCCTTTGCGCGGCGCGCTGGGAGTGGTTGGAGCGCACTGA
- a CDS encoding maltose ABC transporter permease MalF, translated as MQPQEHRKTPARLALRLAFPSGWGWYVRLALLAALDAVIIPFLIQLLRDGQYVFFASVAVGVLLINIVSLVERAYPARYLLPGLLFMAAMVVYPMLYNIYVSFTNYGTGNILSMEQVIRQLEAQTYAPPDAPRYRYEVFENARGEMTLLLAAPDGELLVSVGQQVVPLRDVWGPEAVGLEDDPDFRLDVVVDDAGNIVQIGDARRLERRDVLQRLRSLQELRLEMDGVVLQMADASTFRELRPRYTYVRSENVLIDNQTGVVYTPKDGFFTSPDGERLLPGFRVTVGFANYVRLLTNPAISGPFFKIFTWTFVWAGASVLLTFTMGLGLALILNHPHMKLKGLYRSLLIIPYAVPGFIGALVWRGLFNTEFGQVNRIVQALFDTTIPWLQDPFWAKVAVLIVNLWLGYPYMMIVSLGALQSISPELYEAAYCDGAKPWQQFRYITLPLLMTSVAPLLISSFAFNFNNFTVIYLVTRGRPPIAGAITPAGATDILISYTYRLAFEGGRGADYGLAAAVSMLIFIIVGTITWFNFRFTRALEEVDHSA; from the coding sequence ATGCAGCCGCAAGAACATCGCAAGACACCGGCGCGCCTGGCGCTGCGCCTGGCCTTCCCGAGCGGGTGGGGCTGGTACGTTCGGCTGGCGTTGCTGGCCGCTTTGGACGCAGTGATTATTCCGTTCCTCATTCAGCTGCTCCGCGATGGACAGTACGTGTTTTTCGCCTCGGTCGCCGTCGGCGTCTTGCTCATCAACATCGTCTCGCTGGTGGAGCGGGCGTACCCGGCCCGGTACCTGCTGCCCGGCCTGCTGTTCATGGCCGCCATGGTCGTGTACCCGATGCTCTACAACATTTACGTCTCCTTTACCAACTACGGCACGGGCAACATCTTGTCCATGGAGCAGGTCATCCGGCAGCTGGAGGCGCAGACGTACGCGCCGCCCGATGCGCCGCGTTACCGTTACGAGGTGTTTGAGAACGCGCGCGGAGAAATGACGCTGCTGCTGGCCGCACCGGACGGGGAGCTGCTGGTGTCGGTGGGGCAGCAAGTCGTGCCGCTGCGGGACGTCTGGGGCCCTGAGGCCGTCGGTTTGGAGGACGACCCGGATTTCCGGCTGGACGTGGTGGTGGACGATGCGGGGAACATCGTCCAGATCGGTGATGCGCGCCGGCTGGAGCGACGGGACGTCTTGCAGCGCCTCCGGTCCTTGCAGGAGCTGCGGCTCGAGATGGACGGCGTCGTGCTGCAGATGGCCGACGCCAGCACGTTCCGGGAGCTGCGGCCGCGCTACACGTACGTGCGGTCGGAAAACGTGCTCATCGACAACCAGACGGGCGTGGTGTACACGCCTAAAGACGGCTTCTTTACGTCCCCCGACGGTGAGCGGCTGCTTCCGGGCTTTCGTGTCACCGTGGGCTTCGCCAATTACGTGCGGCTGCTGACGAACCCCGCCATTTCAGGGCCGTTCTTCAAGATCTTCACGTGGACGTTCGTCTGGGCCGGCGCCAGCGTGCTGCTGACGTTCACGATGGGGCTGGGGCTGGCGCTCATCTTGAATCATCCCCATATGAAGCTCAAAGGCCTGTACCGGTCGCTGCTGATTATTCCGTACGCGGTCCCGGGCTTTATCGGCGCGCTGGTCTGGCGCGGCCTGTTCAACACCGAGTTCGGGCAGGTCAACCGCATCGTGCAGGCGCTCTTCGACACCACCATCCCGTGGCTGCAGGATCCGTTCTGGGCGAAAGTGGCGGTCCTCATCGTCAACTTGTGGCTCGGCTATCCCTACATGATGATCGTGTCGCTGGGCGCGCTGCAGAGCATTTCCCCGGAGCTGTACGAGGCGGCGTACTGCGACGGCGCCAAGCCGTGGCAGCAGTTCCGGTACATTACGCTGCCGCTTTTGATGACGTCGGTGGCGCCGCTGCTCATTTCGTCCTTTGCGTTCAATTTCAATAACTTCACCGTCATCTACCTGGTCACGCGCGGGCGTCCGCCCATCGCGGGCGCGATTACGCCGGCCGGCGCGACGGACATCCTGATTTCCTACACGTACCGCCTCGCGTTCGAGGGCGGGCGGGGCGCCGACTACGGCCTGGCGGCGGCGGTGTCCATGCTGATCTTCATCATCGTCGGCACCATCACGTGGTTCAACTTCCGCTTCACGCGGGCGCTGGAGGAGGTGGACCACAGTGCATAA